One Fuerstiella marisgermanici DNA window includes the following coding sequences:
- the dnaA gene encoding chromosomal replication initiator protein DnaA, translating to MTQPVNHGQTCVASSAEILPDEITERAISAVQKAIGEQNYQHWFAGRSRFEVTNHALRIFVSNPFISNWLHKRFRTAFNAAAVDVLGPAGACELLVDETLQAAQSESPAKVLPIPNVDTGKATSKEQRQPGKIQQPPISGVQTLAVRGSNRRRFRTFKSIVSGECNDLALMAAQQVAEFPGERFNPLYIHGSTGVGKTHLLEAIYSEVRRTQPNLNVVYLTSEAFTNYFTQALESKTVPSFRQRFRNVDVLLIDNIEFLDNKKKATEEEFLHTIVQVIEHGGQLVVSGDRHPRLLTKHREELTTRFMSGLVCRIDVPCEDTRRRIAATLALPMKNSFTQETLDYVARRCKKNIREIQGALNCLHGHFTLTKRKITVSRAREILGDMEQECRHLVRISDVEKVVCDAFGLSPSDLRSKSRRKTVACPRAMAMYVARKLTKAAYREIGLYFGGRDHSTVVAAEKRVEKWIEQDSPLELPSSCRGRTISEVVQEIEERLLSLAI from the coding sequence ATGACGCAACCCGTGAATCACGGACAGACGTGTGTCGCGTCGTCGGCAGAAATCCTGCCGGACGAAATTACTGAACGGGCGATCAGCGCTGTTCAGAAGGCCATTGGCGAACAGAATTATCAACACTGGTTTGCCGGACGTAGCCGATTCGAAGTCACGAATCATGCACTCCGCATATTCGTATCAAATCCATTCATCTCGAACTGGCTGCACAAGCGATTTCGCACCGCGTTCAACGCCGCCGCCGTTGATGTCCTTGGACCGGCCGGCGCATGCGAACTGCTGGTCGACGAAACGCTGCAAGCCGCGCAATCTGAGTCTCCTGCCAAAGTGTTGCCAATACCCAATGTTGACACTGGCAAAGCCACGTCGAAAGAACAGCGGCAACCCGGAAAGATTCAACAGCCGCCCATCAGTGGTGTGCAAACACTGGCAGTGCGTGGATCGAACCGGCGAAGATTTCGCACGTTTAAAAGTATCGTTAGTGGCGAATGCAACGACCTCGCCCTGATGGCCGCACAGCAGGTCGCGGAATTTCCCGGCGAGCGATTCAATCCACTGTATATCCACGGTTCGACGGGGGTCGGCAAGACGCATTTGCTGGAAGCAATCTACAGCGAAGTCCGACGCACTCAGCCCAACCTGAACGTCGTGTACCTGACCAGCGAAGCTTTCACAAATTACTTCACTCAAGCACTGGAATCGAAAACCGTTCCGTCGTTTCGGCAACGGTTTCGTAACGTTGACGTCCTGCTGATTGATAACATCGAATTTCTGGACAACAAAAAGAAGGCGACTGAAGAAGAGTTTTTGCACACGATCGTGCAGGTCATTGAACACGGTGGGCAGCTGGTCGTCAGCGGTGACCGTCATCCAAGGTTGCTGACAAAGCACCGCGAAGAACTGACAACACGTTTTATGAGTGGCCTGGTGTGTCGCATCGATGTTCCGTGCGAAGACACACGTCGCCGAATCGCCGCCACGCTGGCGCTGCCGATGAAGAACAGCTTCACTCAGGAAACGCTCGACTATGTGGCTCGCCGCTGCAAAAAGAACATCCGCGAAATCCAGGGCGCACTAAACTGCCTGCACGGGCACTTTACGCTGACCAAGCGGAAGATCACGGTCAGTCGAGCGCGTGAGATTCTGGGCGATATGGAGCAGGAATGTCGTCACCTGGTCCGGATCAGTGATGTTGAGAAAGTCGTTTGCGATGCGTTCGGGCTTAGCCCGTCCGACCTGCGATCGAAGTCACGTCGCAAGACGGTGGCGTGCCCGCGAGCGATGGCGATGTACGTAGCTCGCAAGCTGACCAAGGCGGCGTATCGTGAAATTGGCCTGTACTTTGGAGGTCGCGATCACAGCACCGTTGTTGCGGCCGAGAAGCGAGTCGAGAAGTGGATCGAGCAGGATTCTCCACTCGAACTACCTTCGTCCTGTCGCGGCCGCACAATTTCGGAAGTCGTCCAGGAGATTGAAGAGCGTTTGCTGAGCCTGGCGATCTAG